ATCGCCAAAATGCATGCGTGCCGGGTCAAGCAGATCACCCTGGACGCCCACCAGTTGCACGGCGGCATGGGCTATGTCGTGGACACCGACCTACACCTGTTCTCCGAACGCGCACGCGTACTCGCCACCCTCGGGGGTGGTGCCGACGACGCCGCGAGATGGCTTGACGGTGAGATGAATTGGGAGGAACGAGGTTGAGTCAGAGCCTTATCGATCCGGACTCGATGGCGCGTGTCGGCAGCGTGGTGGCCACCGCTGTCGGCGAGGTGAGCCGGCGGGATTGGCAGCGGTGGGCCGCCGCGGTCGGCGACCACAACCCGCTGTGGTTCGAACCCGACTACGCCCACGCGCACGGATACCGCGACATCATCTGTCCGCCATTGTTCCTGCAGTACGCCATCCTCGGCGTGACGAGACTTGACGAACTGCGGTCCGACGGATCGTCCGGCGCCACGACCGGCAGCTTGTCGTTCCCACGCGCCCCGCGGCGAATGGCGGGTGGGGAAAGCACCACCTTCCACGGTCCGGCCTATCACCACGACCAGGTGAAACTGGTACGAACGATCGAGTCGATCGTCGAAAAGCGCGGCAAATCAGGGCAATTCGTGGTGGTCACCTGGCATGCCGAATACCGCAACCAACACGCCGAGCTGCTGGCCGAAGCTACGACGTCGATGATTGCCAGGCCCGCATGACCGATCAGATCCACTATGAAGACATCGAAACCGGCTCTGAAATAACGTCATTGACCGTTACGGTGACCGAGACGCAAATGTTCCTCTTCAGCGCCGCAACCTACAACGGGCACCGCATCCACTACGACAAAGTATGGGCACGCGACGTTGAAGGCTACGACAACGTCCTGGTCCAGGGGCCGCTGCAGGCAGCACTGCTGTCGCGGGCGCTGACCGACTGGATCGGCGGCGACGGCAGACTGGTCCGCTTCTCGGTGCAGAACCGCGCCATCGCCTATCCGGGTCAGGAGTTGACCTTCGGTGGTGTCGTGACCGGCAAGGCGGCCGGTCTGGTAGACCTGGACATCTACTGTCGGCGCGGCGAGGACGTGCTGATGCCCGGCACGGCCACGGTCGCACTGCCGCAGCGGGCCGAGCGATG
The nucleotide sequence above comes from Mycobacterium vicinigordonae. Encoded proteins:
- a CDS encoding MaoC family dehydratase, with protein sequence MARVGSVVATAVGEVSRRDWQRWAAAVGDHNPLWFEPDYAHAHGYRDIICPPLFLQYAILGVTRLDELRSDGSSGATTGSLSFPRAPRRMAGGESTTFHGPAYHHDQVKLVRTIESIVEKRGKSGQFVVVTWHAEYRNQHAELLAEATTSMIARPA
- a CDS encoding MaoC/PaaZ C-terminal domain-containing protein is translated as MTDQIHYEDIETGSEITSLTVTVTETQMFLFSAATYNGHRIHYDKVWARDVEGYDNVLVQGPLQAALLSRALTDWIGGDGRLVRFSVQNRAIAYPGQELTFGGVVTGKAAGLVDLDIYCRRGEDVLMPGTATVALPQRAER